One Vanessa atalanta chromosome 8, ilVanAtal1.2, whole genome shotgun sequence genomic window carries:
- the LOC125066003 gene encoding uncharacterized protein LOC125066003, whose amino-acid sequence MAISRLSIIKFLELALTCSCVALHYHSYNADADVGMLVTGTFIGYLIIFAGAAAGYVMQTQAHKRIDIFYSLVGVALFVASGALLIDRFQNYSKSEFRDKNLAKASLSIINGAILLIDAVLTQRGG is encoded by the exons ATGGCTATTAGCagattatctattattaaatttttggaaCTG GCATTGACGTGTTCCTGCGTCGCGCTGCACTACCACAGCTACAATGCCGACGCGGACGTCGGCATGCTGGTCACCGGTACCTTCATCGGCTACCTCATCATATTTGCTGGCGCTGCTGCCG gTTACGTGATGCAGACCCAGGCTCACAAACGCATCGATATTTTCTACTCGCTCGTGGGTGTTGCTCTGTTCGTCGCTAGCGGGGCTCTGTTGATTGACag ATTCCAGAACTATTCCAAGTCCGAATTCAGGGACAAGAATTTGGCAAAGGCTTCGCTTTCAATTATCAACGGAGCCATTTTGCTGATTGATGCCGTGCTGACCCAGCGTGGAGGCTAA